A single window of Methylomarinum sp. Ch1-1 DNA harbors:
- a CDS encoding thioredoxin family protein — protein sequence MAATESNMMPLGTIAPDFDLPDTMTGANKSLQNLKGDKGTLVMFICNHCPYVMHVKQQLIDIARHYAPKGISFIAISANDIVNYPQDAPDKMQALMKQWGNPFDAYLYDETQQVAKAYQAACTPDFYLFDANLACVYRGRLDGSTPKNDVPLTGAELRAALENLLLDQPINPTQKPSIGCNIKWKQ from the coding sequence ATGGCCGCCACTGAATCCAATATGATGCCGTTGGGCACGATTGCGCCCGATTTTGATTTGCCTGATACCATGACCGGCGCCAATAAGTCCTTGCAGAACCTAAAGGGGGACAAGGGGACATTGGTGATGTTCATCTGCAATCACTGTCCTTATGTGATGCATGTTAAACAGCAATTGATCGATATCGCCCGCCATTATGCGCCGAAGGGTATTAGTTTTATCGCGATCAGCGCCAATGATATCGTCAATTATCCTCAGGATGCGCCCGATAAAATGCAGGCGTTGATGAAGCAATGGGGTAATCCGTTTGACGCTTATCTGTATGATGAAACTCAGCAAGTCGCTAAGGCCTATCAGGCCGCCTGCACGCCGGACTTCTATTTGTTCGACGCCAACCTGGCCTGTGTTTATCGGGGACGTCTGGACGGCTCCACGCCTAAAAACGATGTGCCTTTGACCGGTGCAGAGTTGCGCGCGGCATTGGAGAATCTGCTGCTGGACCAACCCATCAACCCGACTCAGAAACCCAGCATCGGCTGTAATATCAAATGGAAGCAGTAG
- a CDS encoding DUF2490 domain-containing protein, producing MKRIQLLLTCLCLSLVNPPSRADELINDSGLWSQVEGHFKLETFHPKLHRFRLWTTGEARFFDDFGRFSQGVVRIVPGYQFSEEIALFFGYTWQPTVLRNGKTLDEHDINQAMKWATKTDWGTVSTRSMIEWRFVDNDSQMATRLRQKVRAGYRLHPHLSLIAWEELFVNVYSVDWGPESGIDQNRLFAGFGWQFDRSGHYTFEVGYMNQYISLPNRDDLMNHMALGSLQIRY from the coding sequence ATGAAACGGATACAACTGCTACTGACCTGCCTGTGCTTAAGCCTCGTCAATCCCCCGTCACGCGCGGACGAGTTGATCAACGACTCCGGCTTGTGGAGTCAAGTCGAAGGCCATTTCAAACTGGAGACTTTCCACCCCAAGCTCCACCGTTTCCGCCTCTGGACCACTGGCGAGGCCCGTTTTTTCGATGACTTCGGTCGTTTTAGCCAAGGCGTCGTGCGTATCGTTCCCGGTTATCAGTTCAGCGAAGAAATTGCGTTATTTTTTGGTTACACATGGCAGCCCACCGTGCTCCGCAATGGAAAAACGCTGGATGAGCACGATATCAATCAGGCCATGAAATGGGCGACCAAAACGGATTGGGGCACTGTTTCGACACGCAGCATGATAGAATGGCGCTTCGTCGACAATGACAGCCAAATGGCGACTCGCCTGCGCCAAAAAGTTCGCGCCGGTTACCGACTACACCCGCACTTAAGCCTAATCGCTTGGGAAGAGCTGTTTGTAAACGTTTATAGCGTGGACTGGGGTCCGGAAAGCGGCATCGACCAAAACCGATTATTCGCCGGCTTCGGCTGGCAATTTGATCGGAGCGGGCATTATACATTCGAAGTCGGTTACATGAATCAATATATTTCCCTTCCCAACCGCGACGATCTCATGAATCATATGGCGCTCGGCAGCTTACAGATACGATACTGA
- the rpe gene encoding ribulose-phosphate 3-epimerase gives MTENWIAPSILSADFARLGEEVDNVLAAGADVVHFDVMDNHFVPNLTIGPLVCDALRKHGVTAPIDVHLMIEPVDRIIPDFAKAGASYITFHPEGSVHIDRTLQLIKDNGCKAGLVFNPGTPLHHLDYVMDKLDMILLMSVNPGFGGQSFIPSALDKLREVRKRIDESGYDIRLEIDGGVKVDNIRDIKAAGADTFVAGSAIFGKPDYKQVIDDMRAEIAKAG, from the coding sequence ATGACCGAGAACTGGATTGCCCCTTCTATCCTGTCAGCCGACTTCGCTCGCCTGGGCGAGGAAGTGGATAATGTATTGGCGGCCGGCGCCGATGTCGTCCATTTCGATGTAATGGACAATCACTTCGTCCCCAACCTGACCATCGGTCCACTGGTTTGTGATGCGTTAAGAAAACATGGCGTCACCGCCCCCATTGACGTGCATTTGATGATCGAACCGGTTGACAGAATCATCCCTGATTTCGCCAAAGCCGGCGCCAGCTATATTACTTTTCATCCAGAAGGTTCCGTGCATATCGACAGAACCCTGCAACTGATTAAAGACAACGGCTGTAAAGCCGGCCTGGTCTTCAACCCAGGAACACCGCTGCACCATCTGGATTATGTCATGGACAAATTGGACATGATTCTGCTGATGTCCGTTAACCCTGGCTTCGGCGGCCAATCTTTCATCCCTTCCGCATTGGATAAATTGCGTGAAGTCAGAAAAAGAATCGACGAAAGCGGTTATGACATCCGTCTGGAAATCGATGGCGGCGTAAAAGTGGACAATATCCGCGACATCAAAGCTGCGGGCGCCGACACCTTCGTCGCAGGATCCGCTATTTTCGGCAAACCTGATTACAAACAAGTCATCGACGACATGCGCGCCGAAATTGCTAAAGCAGGCTAA
- the cmoA gene encoding carboxy-S-adenosyl-L-methionine synthase CmoA, which translates to MTQEDRIFQHINRVDDFTFDERVATVFDNMVARSVPFYSEIQRLQSDLIMAFLPEQDGVVCDLGCSTGTTIEHIINHPQCPETAKFIGYDNSEPMLDQTRAKLSTALEEQRVSLLIADLSALPVLPACNVVILNWTLQFVRPIDREHLLKNIYSALKPGGVLFLSEKILSSDAALNRLYIDHYLQFKKSQSGYTDTENQRKREALENVLIPYRLEENYLLLERAGFKRIDTYFRWLNFACLIAVK; encoded by the coding sequence ATGACTCAGGAAGATCGAATTTTTCAGCATATCAATCGGGTGGATGATTTTACCTTTGATGAACGCGTTGCAACCGTGTTTGATAACATGGTCGCCAGGAGCGTGCCTTTTTATAGTGAAATTCAACGTCTACAGTCAGATCTGATCATGGCGTTTTTACCGGAACAGGATGGTGTAGTTTGTGACCTCGGCTGTTCAACGGGAACCACTATCGAGCACATCATAAATCACCCTCAGTGTCCCGAAACGGCCAAGTTTATCGGCTATGATAATTCCGAACCCATGCTGGACCAGACACGCGCCAAATTATCAACGGCCCTTGAAGAACAAAGAGTGTCTCTACTGATCGCTGATTTGAGTGCTTTGCCCGTGTTACCGGCCTGTAATGTGGTAATTCTTAACTGGACCTTGCAGTTTGTGCGTCCGATTGACCGGGAGCATCTGCTGAAAAATATCTATAGCGCACTTAAACCGGGCGGTGTTCTGTTTTTATCGGAAAAGATTTTAAGCAGTGATGCGGCCTTGAATCGCCTTTATATCGATCATTACCTGCAATTTAAAAAATCACAAAGCGGCTATACCGATACTGAAAACCAGCGCAAGCGCGAAGCGCTGGAAAATGTGCTGATTCCTTACCGGCTGGAGGAGAATTACCTGTTACTGGAGCGGGCCGGCTTTAAGCGTATCGATACCTACTTTCGCTGGCTCAACTTCGCCTGTCTGATTGCCGTCAAATAA
- a CDS encoding methyltransferase family protein → MNDLFNQWGNFLFHTRNVLFPVLIAALLFFFPPTAIGTVPGDYFLAMGLIMISVGQALRILTIGLAYIVRGGRNRRIYAENLVTDGVFAHCRNPLYLGNILIVIGFMFIAGNMIAIILGSLGFIAIYRLIVFSEERFLTEKFGQAYINYCADVSRWLPRFDGLPETISHYEFDWPAVAVKEYGTLFTSLMISLGLISWKLKLADSLAQNKIPVIAATILVVMAYAIVRFLKKTERLKSMR, encoded by the coding sequence ATGAATGATTTATTCAATCAATGGGGGAATTTCCTCTTTCATACCAGAAATGTGTTGTTTCCTGTTCTTATCGCCGCACTGCTATTCTTTTTTCCGCCCACTGCAATCGGCACGGTGCCTGGAGACTACTTTCTAGCCATGGGTTTAATAATGATATCGGTTGGCCAAGCGTTACGGATATTGACTATCGGCTTGGCCTATATTGTTCGCGGCGGCAGGAACAGACGAATTTATGCTGAAAATCTCGTGACAGATGGTGTTTTTGCCCATTGCAGAAATCCGCTTTATTTAGGCAATATTTTGATTGTTATTGGTTTTATGTTCATCGCTGGCAATATGATCGCCATCATCCTCGGCTCATTGGGCTTTATAGCGATTTACCGGCTTATCGTTTTCAGTGAAGAGCGGTTTTTAACTGAAAAGTTTGGTCAAGCTTATATCAACTATTGCGCCGATGTATCACGCTGGTTGCCCCGGTTTGATGGGTTGCCGGAAACCATCAGTCACTATGAATTTGACTGGCCTGCGGTTGCTGTTAAAGAATACGGCACTCTGTTTACATCACTGATGATTTCATTGGGCTTGATCAGCTGGAAACTCAAGCTTGCAGACAGTCTGGCCCAAAACAAAATACCGGTCATAGCCGCGACAATACTGGTCGTTATGGCATATGCCATCGTGCGTTTTCTGAAGAAAACCGAGCGTCTTAAATCGATGAGATAG
- a CDS encoding SH3 domain-containing protein: MSNKPLISVAILASFVTGCEGTMGDISKENLGATLGGVGGALLGASIAGGNKKWLGAAIGGAVGLFAGKMIGQHLDERDRQALALRTVDVLDQRSAGNSTWKSNESGASANIKTGEISYKTAPKQIKRLSSVDSVSSIKLEKKEYQTTSSLRVRSGPGTEYATITSLRSGDVITSAGRTDNGWLMLAKQGVTVGYVHAGYVKPYNPIKQAEAQGIDLDSVNVESLPKQEGFVGIDLDNVDITSSTVSAQMGCRDVEVSVTTNQGTEREKANACQNADGVWELG, encoded by the coding sequence ATGAGTAACAAGCCATTAATTTCAGTTGCGATTCTTGCTTCATTTGTTACCGGTTGTGAAGGAACTATGGGAGACATAAGCAAGGAAAACCTTGGCGCTACGCTTGGAGGTGTGGGGGGCGCTTTGCTTGGAGCCAGTATAGCCGGCGGAAATAAAAAATGGTTAGGTGCAGCCATCGGCGGGGCGGTTGGCTTGTTTGCCGGAAAAATGATTGGTCAGCATCTTGATGAGCGAGACCGCCAGGCTCTCGCCTTGAGAACTGTCGATGTGCTGGATCAGCGATCGGCTGGCAATTCTACCTGGAAGAGTAATGAAAGCGGCGCTTCGGCAAACATAAAAACGGGTGAAATTTCCTACAAGACAGCTCCCAAACAGATCAAGCGATTAAGTTCGGTCGACTCGGTGTCATCGATCAAGCTGGAAAAAAAGGAATATCAAACCACATCTAGTTTGCGGGTGCGCTCGGGGCCGGGTACCGAGTACGCAACCATTACCTCATTGCGATCCGGGGATGTGATCACTTCGGCGGGTCGAACTGACAATGGTTGGCTTATGTTGGCTAAGCAGGGGGTTACCGTTGGTTATGTTCACGCTGGTTATGTCAAACCCTATAACCCCATCAAGCAAGCGGAAGCACAGGGAATAGATCTTGATAGCGTTAATGTTGAGAGTTTGCCTAAGCAGGAAGGCTTTGTAGGTATAGATTTGGACAATGTCGATATCACTAGCTCTACAGTAAGCGCTCAAATGGGGTGCCGTGATGTGGAGGTCAGTGTGACGACTAATCAAGGTACTGAAAGAGAAAAGGCGAATGCATGTCAAAATGCGGATGGCGTATGGGAACTTGGCTGA
- a CDS encoding DNA translocase FtsK, translating into MSEFFILFFITGCFLLITVGILEIFSRLTGIPWISAVDWVGRQTLFALDWVIDYLQWLSKGRPKHRPPMAKKVRRKYRPVKATDSPQMEPTNSTANAHEPQFSSPSDSATLPFAEKTSLQRAPEAERSTEADQPLTTEAQQEEQKPASEDKIAAIDPKPAYRPQMEPQNVTANAREPQFSAPSGLETPLDARLETVEPKTAPIQAVEAATEAQSPLQKEAQEEQQPTDEDSSASIESVQNNALSLSEPDESQPQTSSLQPTASTETVAQPNTINHLTEEPDQQENTVISEHSHAPQAKQSAGAYQPPAMKIVDIASATDVPDSESNTFYQHSLPPLSLLDPHSSAVNGYSDDDLEDMSRHVEKVLLDYKVQAEVVDVLAGPIVTCFELALAPGIKVSRVSGLTKDLARALLVTSVRVVEIIEGKSVIGLEIPNQERETVSFRELIASPDFQDSESPTALALGKNIVGQPVISDLAKMPHLLVAGTTGSGKSVAINTMILSMLYKAEPEQVRMIMIDPKMLELSVYEGIPHLLAPVVTDMKEAHNSLRWAVAEMERRYKLMSKLGVRNLKGYNRQIKQAAERHEVIRDPLCTEADDQGNYRVLDTLPNIVIIIDELADMMMIVGKKVEELIARLAQKARAAGIHLILATQRPSVDVLTGLIKANVPTRISFQVSSKVDSRTILDQGGAEALLGNGDMLFLPAGRGLPTRAHGAFVSDAEVIRVAEFLKQHGVARYLDEITRDSDSMRPSAYEENETDPLFDDVVEFVLDSGRASISSVQRRFKVGYNRAARIIEDMEMAGIVSEPENNGARRILMQQE; encoded by the coding sequence ATGTCTGAATTTTTTATCCTTTTTTTCATAACCGGCTGTTTTTTATTGATTACCGTGGGCATACTGGAGATTTTCTCACGCCTGACCGGTATTCCTTGGATAAGTGCGGTTGATTGGGTTGGGCGACAAACGCTCTTTGCTTTGGATTGGGTGATCGACTACTTGCAATGGTTGAGCAAAGGCCGCCCTAAACATCGTCCGCCAATGGCGAAAAAAGTACGCCGTAAATATCGTCCTGTAAAAGCGACTGACTCGCCACAAATGGAGCCGACAAATTCGACCGCTAACGCACACGAACCGCAGTTTTCGTCCCCATCAGACTCGGCAACGCTTCCGTTCGCCGAAAAGACCTCTTTGCAGAGAGCGCCTGAAGCTGAGCGTTCAACCGAAGCCGACCAGCCTTTAACGACAGAGGCGCAACAAGAGGAACAGAAGCCGGCATCCGAAGACAAGATTGCCGCAATTGATCCTAAACCTGCATACAGGCCACAAATGGAGCCACAAAATGTGACGGCGAATGCACGCGAACCGCAGTTCTCGGCGCCATCAGGCTTGGAAACGCCACTCGATGCTCGGTTAGAGACGGTCGAGCCAAAAACGGCCCCGATACAAGCAGTTGAAGCCGCGACCGAAGCCCAATCGCCATTGCAAAAAGAGGCGCAAGAGGAACAACAACCGACGGACGAGGACAGTAGCGCTTCAATCGAATCTGTTCAGAACAACGCCCTCAGTCTTTCGGAACCGGACGAAAGTCAGCCACAAACAAGTTCGCTGCAACCGACTGCATCTACCGAGACAGTTGCCCAGCCGAATACCATTAATCACCTAACCGAGGAACCGGACCAACAGGAAAACACAGTCATCTCCGAGCATTCCCATGCGCCTCAAGCGAAACAGAGCGCTGGAGCATATCAGCCGCCTGCGATGAAAATAGTCGACATTGCTTCAGCAACTGATGTACCTGACTCCGAATCGAATACTTTCTATCAACACTCATTGCCGCCGCTCAGTTTATTGGATCCGCATTCTAGCGCCGTAAACGGTTATAGTGACGATGACTTGGAAGACATGTCCAGACATGTCGAAAAAGTGTTATTGGATTATAAAGTGCAGGCCGAGGTCGTCGATGTGCTGGCCGGTCCTATCGTCACCTGCTTCGAACTGGCTCTGGCGCCCGGCATCAAAGTCAGTCGCGTGAGCGGTTTGACGAAAGATTTAGCGCGCGCATTGCTGGTAACGAGTGTTCGAGTCGTGGAAATCATCGAAGGCAAGTCGGTGATCGGTCTGGAAATTCCCAATCAGGAGCGAGAAACCGTCTCTTTCCGGGAATTGATTGCTTCCCCTGATTTTCAAGATAGCGAGTCGCCTACCGCATTAGCCTTGGGTAAAAACATCGTCGGTCAGCCGGTGATTTCCGATTTGGCGAAAATGCCGCATTTGCTGGTGGCGGGCACGACCGGCTCCGGCAAATCGGTGGCGATCAACACCATGATTCTGAGCATGCTGTACAAGGCCGAGCCGGAACAGGTTCGGATGATCATGATCGACCCGAAAATGCTGGAATTATCGGTTTATGAAGGCATACCGCATTTGTTGGCGCCGGTAGTGACCGATATGAAGGAAGCCCATAATTCATTGCGCTGGGCGGTGGCGGAAATGGAACGTCGCTATAAATTGATGTCGAAACTCGGGGTGCGCAATTTGAAAGGCTATAACAGGCAGATCAAACAGGCCGCGGAACGTCATGAAGTCATACGCGACCCTTTATGCACAGAAGCCGATGACCAGGGAAACTATCGGGTGCTCGATACCTTGCCGAATATCGTCATCATCATCGATGAGCTGGCCGATATGATGATGATCGTCGGCAAGAAGGTCGAAGAATTGATCGCCCGATTGGCGCAGAAAGCCAGAGCCGCCGGCATTCATCTTATTTTGGCGACGCAGCGGCCATCTGTGGATGTCTTGACCGGACTGATCAAGGCCAATGTGCCGACGAGGATTTCGTTTCAAGTGTCGTCGAAAGTCGATTCCCGCACCATTCTCGATCAAGGCGGGGCCGAAGCGCTGTTGGGCAATGGCGACATGTTATTTCTGCCTGCCGGCCGGGGCCTACCGACCCGGGCGCATGGCGCATTCGTCAGTGACGCCGAAGTGATACGAGTGGCCGAATTTTTAAAACAGCACGGCGTCGCCCGCTATCTGGACGAAATCACTCGCGATAGCGACTCAATGCGCCCATCAGCCTATGAAGAGAATGAAACCGACCCCCTGTTTGACGATGTGGTGGAATTTGTATTAGACAGCGGCCGCGCCTCTATTTCCAGCGTCCAACGCCGTTTTAAAGTCGGCTATAACCGGGCGGCGCGTATTATCGAAGACATGGAAATGGCCGGTATCGTCAGCGAGCCTGAAAATAATGGCGCGAGACGAATACTCATGCAACAAGAATAA
- a CDS encoding inositol monophosphatase family protein translates to MNISTAVVEKVIREAGSIAMSQFKDLANLEVNKKSSRDLVTEADVAVEAYLKETLGREYPQFGFWGEESGQSADQTSRWIVDPIDGTHSFSKGQYFWSISVALEIEQELVFGAVYAPALDDYYYAEKGKGAYKNGRPIHVSKEDQLADSMVATGFACLRSYLKDNNLMRFNRIAEVTTGQRRFGSAAMDLCLVADGQVDAFWEQELNLYDVAAGALIAKEAGGTVTDFKGQEGIFPKQILVTNGLLLDQLLPLM, encoded by the coding sequence ATGAATATTTCTACAGCAGTAGTCGAAAAAGTGATTCGCGAGGCCGGATCGATTGCAATGAGTCAATTTAAGGATCTGGCGAATCTGGAGGTGAACAAGAAAAGCTCCAGAGACTTGGTGACCGAAGCCGATGTCGCCGTCGAGGCCTATTTGAAGGAAACGCTGGGACGGGAATATCCCCAATTTGGTTTCTGGGGGGAGGAAAGCGGGCAATCGGCCGACCAGACCAGTCGATGGATCGTCGATCCGATCGATGGCACTCATTCATTTTCCAAGGGCCAGTATTTCTGGTCTATCAGCGTGGCGCTGGAAATCGAGCAGGAGCTGGTTTTCGGAGCCGTCTATGCGCCTGCATTGGATGATTATTACTATGCCGAGAAAGGCAAAGGCGCCTATAAAAACGGTCGACCCATTCATGTTTCCAAGGAAGATCAATTAGCCGATTCGATGGTTGCAACCGGCTTCGCCTGTCTGCGTTCCTACTTGAAAGACAACAACCTGATGCGCTTCAATCGGATCGCCGAGGTGACGACCGGTCAGCGGCGCTTCGGGTCCGCGGCGATGGATTTGTGCCTGGTCGCCGACGGCCAAGTCGATGCGTTCTGGGAACAGGAGCTGAATCTCTATGATGTCGCCGCCGGCGCCTTGATCGCCAAAGAGGCCGGTGGCACCGTAACTGACTTTAAAGGCCAAGAAGGCATCTTTCCGAAACAAATTCTGGTGACCAACGGCCTACTGCTGGATCAATTACTGCCGTTGATGTGA
- a CDS encoding DUF6901 family protein, protein MDINTDDTPLNYCYQFKLPDQTLSQIDIKIDRRTIALIPREEAGLPDWVKLDFEQCPNCPLKAKETPYCPVARNLMPLIDLCSSLASYTEMDVCIIAPDRVINARTTAQRAVSSVLGLIMATSACPHTAYLKPMARFHVPLSGEEEAIYRTTSMYLLAQYFKSKKGLSHDYDIAGLTEIYDNLKTVNRAMARRLKAAISQDAAVNAVILLDLLSQAVTWSIEDGLEEIAYLFKSYTAEST, encoded by the coding sequence ATGGATATAAACACCGACGACACGCCTCTGAATTACTGTTATCAGTTTAAATTGCCGGACCAAACGCTTAGCCAAATTGATATTAAGATCGATAGGCGAACTATTGCGTTGATCCCCCGGGAAGAGGCCGGGTTGCCTGATTGGGTCAAACTGGATTTTGAACAATGTCCCAACTGTCCATTAAAGGCAAAGGAGACTCCCTATTGTCCGGTGGCGAGAAACCTGATGCCGTTGATTGATTTATGCTCTTCCTTGGCCTCGTATACGGAAATGGACGTGTGCATTATCGCTCCCGATCGAGTAATCAACGCCCGCACGACAGCCCAACGCGCCGTCAGTTCGGTGTTGGGGTTGATTATGGCCACCAGTGCTTGTCCCCATACTGCTTATTTGAAACCGATGGCGCGTTTTCATGTGCCATTATCCGGCGAAGAGGAAGCTATTTATCGGACGACATCAATGTATTTGCTGGCCCAATATTTCAAAAGCAAGAAAGGCTTGTCCCATGATTACGATATCGCTGGTTTGACCGAGATCTATGACAACCTGAAAACGGTTAATCGGGCGATGGCGCGGCGTTTGAAGGCTGCCATCAGTCAGGATGCAGCGGTCAATGCCGTGATCCTGTTGGATTTATTGTCTCAGGCGGTGACCTGGTCGATCGAAGACGGGCTCGAGGAAATCGCTTATTTGTTTAAAAGCTACACCGCCGAATCAACCTGA
- a CDS encoding response regulator produces MPPEKSARILLVDDETNVLRALTRILKRYELETFTSGEEALLIAREQPFDLVISDFRMPGMDGVQFLSRFMQFQPETIRIILTGYADLDSAQSAINEAEVFRFINKPWSHTDIVNAVQQGLEHKRILEENKRLADLVRDQQKLLAKKDALLQALEAEEPGITQVNWDENGAIVLDEDDLKDFE; encoded by the coding sequence ATGCCCCCAGAAAAATCAGCCAGAATCCTGTTGGTCGACGATGAAACCAATGTGCTGCGCGCATTAACGCGTATTTTAAAACGCTATGAACTGGAAACTTTTACCAGCGGCGAAGAAGCTTTGTTAATAGCCAGGGAACAACCGTTCGACCTGGTCATTTCCGATTTCCGCATGCCCGGCATGGATGGCGTGCAGTTTTTGTCTCGTTTCATGCAATTTCAGCCCGAGACGATCCGCATCATCCTGACCGGTTACGCCGATCTCGACAGCGCCCAATCGGCGATTAACGAAGCCGAAGTTTTCCGCTTCATCAATAAGCCTTGGAGCCATACCGACATCGTTAATGCCGTTCAGCAGGGTCTGGAACATAAAAGGATATTGGAGGAAAACAAGCGCCTGGCCGATCTGGTCAGGGATCAACAAAAATTGCTGGCGAAAAAGGACGCTCTATTGCAGGCGTTGGAAGCCGAAGAACCCGGCATCACTCAGGTCAACTGGGACGAAAATGGCGCGATCGTATTGGACGAAGACGATTTGAAAGATTTCGAGTGA
- a CDS encoding HD domain-containing phosphohydrolase, with the protein MSEVMLQHKPFKLLFVDDEANVLKALRRLFRDGEYHIQMAGSGVEALEVLEREEIDLIISDMRMPQMDGAEFLSRAAERWPEVVRILLTGFADLESTIIAVNRGKIYSYCHKPWDDAELKDLVKRALEQKRLSEERGQLFEIIDEQNRQLKGLNAQLEEKVEQRAAQLKASFKQLDKAHQTLKKQYTDTIKTFARIIEMRPGIKSGHAKYIAEVAHKVAGKLALPDEDKKTILYAGLLFQIGKIGLDDRLLSQPFYTMTRDIRERYLSHAPEGEALLKSMAPLRDAAVLIRHQFEHFDGSGYPEGLAGEQIPLGARILAVVRDYLSFLEGAMTGQTMTVADVLSRLRSKKASFYDPQVVDAFVEVLTQMEVETVRPLVDISWTQLEPGMEIDEIRYNGRLFLKNCVLDKAKIYEIVALRERVGDKLEIKARLGDASNKKSLEQDQD; encoded by the coding sequence ATGTCTGAAGTCATGTTGCAACATAAGCCGTTCAAGCTTTTATTCGTCGACGATGAGGCTAATGTGTTGAAAGCCTTGAGGAGATTGTTCAGAGATGGCGAATATCACATTCAGATGGCCGGGAGCGGCGTGGAGGCGTTAGAAGTATTGGAGCGAGAGGAGATCGATCTGATCATTTCCGATATGCGCATGCCGCAAATGGATGGCGCGGAATTTTTAAGCCGCGCGGCGGAACGTTGGCCTGAGGTAGTGCGTATTCTTTTGACCGGATTTGCCGACCTGGAGTCTACGATTATCGCGGTTAATCGTGGAAAAATTTACAGCTATTGCCATAAACCGTGGGACGATGCCGAGCTCAAGGACTTGGTGAAAAGGGCCTTGGAACAAAAACGTCTGAGCGAAGAAAGGGGGCAATTGTTTGAGATTATCGATGAGCAAAACCGACAGTTGAAGGGGCTGAATGCTCAACTGGAGGAGAAGGTCGAACAGCGTGCCGCGCAATTGAAGGCTTCATTTAAACAACTCGATAAAGCCCATCAGACCCTGAAAAAGCAATACACCGACACGATCAAGACCTTTGCCCGCATTATCGAAATGCGTCCAGGCATCAAAAGTGGACATGCAAAATATATCGCCGAGGTAGCGCATAAAGTGGCCGGTAAACTGGCGTTGCCTGACGAGGATAAAAAAACGATCCTTTATGCCGGGCTGCTATTCCAGATCGGCAAGATAGGCTTGGACGATCGCTTGCTGAGTCAGCCCTTTTATACCATGACTCGCGATATACGCGAACGTTACTTAAGTCATGCCCCTGAGGGAGAGGCTTTGTTGAAAAGCATGGCGCCGCTGAGAGACGCGGCCGTGTTGATTCGTCATCAGTTCGAACATTTCGATGGCAGCGGCTATCCGGAAGGGCTGGCAGGCGAACAGATCCCGCTCGGCGCTCGAATATTGGCGGTAGTCAGGGATTATTTATCTTTCCTGGAGGGGGCGATGACGGGGCAAACGATGACGGTGGCGGATGTATTGAGTCGACTGCGCAGCAAGAAGGCTTCTTTTTACGATCCTCAAGTCGTCGACGCCTTTGTCGAGGTGTTGACGCAAATGGAAGTCGAGACCGTGCGTCCGCTCGTCGATATTTCCTGGACTCAATTGGAGCCCGGCATGGAAATCGATGAGATTCGCTATAATGGCCGTCTATTTCTTAAAAACTGCGTCTTGGATAAGGCAAAGATCTATGAAATTGTCGCATTACGCGAGCGGGTGGGCGATAAGCTGGAGATTAAAGCGCGTTTGGGCGATGCGTCAAACAAAAAGAGCTTGGAGCAAGACCAGGATTAG